The DNA window GTGTAATCAATTCAAGACGGGGTTTCTCTTTCAACGCCGCAACGTCCTCGACTCCTCACCCGTTGAATTCCGTGCGATGCTTTCGGCTAAGGATAGGAGAGCAcgactgccgtgctgaggaagaacgccgtatgagccttcagacgttgccaaatttcctccgataaaaaacgaatttacggggaaaattgtgaatattttcccccgaaattttcagacaattttgtgcgcaatttaatctgaaacatctgaaaattttagggggaaataTGCAtggatttcgtcaaaaatacatgttttatcgagggaaatttgacaactctcgaatgttcatacggcgttcttccttagcacggcagatgaGACCTGCATTCATCGCCTTACGCTATAAGGAATCTATGGGATGGTAATACAGTGTTGCATTGGACGTCTCAAAGTGAAAAATAGATGctttcaattggattacattttgcaataaggaacgactatttctggcccattttagaaacgacatacGTACCATtatggtttccctatgcagatatgagctttcatggaagagccagagacagtggttccttattacaaaatttaatccaattacCTCTTCAATTGAAGTAAAACTGCGGCTGAGGAAGTCGCACTTCCGGCCTGCAAGACATAcctcgttccgggctcaaaagCCGAATGTTCCGGACGCAGCACCCAGAGCAGTCGAAACCACggttccagcacccggaactttcggcctttgagctcggaacggacagtatgtctGCATAGCCAGTGTGCGGCTTCTATTGCCAgagttattttctctttttttctacagTGTTGGGTACCATCAAGGTAACCTGAAACAAATGTGGGCACGGCGGTCGAAAATGGACAGCTCGTTTATTTCGTATTCGTATTCTCTAATTACATCGGGCTCATCAACTATCTCCTATCGATAGCCGGAATTATTATGGAAATTGGCCCCGTAGATCTTCAGAGCAAACCGTGACAAAAcgtaaaaattttctttgtttaaatAGGAGAATTCACAACTTTATCACGTAATACAAGTGAAAAatctgggtcatatttccaaaatctgtaaaaattagGCTTATTTAGGAGCTATCGTCTGTGCATAGCCGCAAACATCATGGAAGTCGGTCCACTAAAACTGTAGAACGAACtgtaacaaaaaatgaaaaatgagggttCGGAGAGCTGATAGGTAGTGATGATGAGTTTGCGGGGCTTGGAGAataaaagtgcagtttttttgcttttcgcgaagtacgtgtttgaagtttcgatattacacggatccttatagtggaaagaaagttcaaactgacttttagatgtttaatttcaatttgggaacgaatttttctcagaatgtgCACAAGGACCAGtctcacttgaaatcattaatatctcaatattttcaaaaattgcacttaagcgccttgccctccaagtcccacaattgaatcggtcagttacaaaagggcccaagcgccaaaaatgagaattcgagagaaacagtaaaaaagttAATCAGACCCGTTCTGATTCTTTGAGTTCAGAAAAACTCTCATGTGTATCGAGGGCAATAAATTTGAGGTTTGAATTTagttatttcaaaaatgtttcaaaaattttcatgtgAATTGAGCCGGGTAAGAATAGAAAAACAAAGTGGCCCTCAGCCCTTTTGTATATGACCGATTCGATTGTGTTTGCACGGGTAGAGTAGGAGTTGAAGTTGAAGAGTGCGCTTGGGAGATGAAGTATTCGGCAGTGTAACGGTCAAAAGAGGTGGCTCGAGGAAATACCGTGGACAAATAATGAGACTTTGAGGAATCAAACTTTCTCCGGGCTTGGACAAGTTTAGCGGCTTTCATTCGATGCCCGCGCCAGCATTGGCTCCGGCGTTCAGTCACGATTTCGATGCTACCGTCCTTGCCACATCGTACTCCCTATCTTCAGCACCAAATAGACGTCAGTCTCCATCTAGAGTACCTACATGCAGGGTCATCCAAAACTCCCACCTGTAACTTTTCAACACCACGCAAAAAAATAGTCGGTGCTGATGACAGAGTGGCGtgacgtgttttgcgatatatcgatacatctgccatttaaacgtatgaaaaggatcgataaacaggatgttcgcaacaaacgccttaataatcgattttttaccacaacttcaaatggagaaatatcgatgatcgatcattcaagcctcgaTATTGGAGtcttcacagggctcctgcactttttttgttatacttacagaaattttctgttgtgagaacagaactttgGCCTTGAGCACAGAGTACTCTGTTATCGTGACAGAGACATCTGTGGCAGTCCATTTGGTCCGTTGGCCACTGGAGTCAGTTAGCAATTCGCAAATCCCCGCAtcttgcaacagacccattaggGACCTGTGCGTGCAaatatttactcattttttgttcgaaaaaaattgtctcctTTTAATTCtttctctttgtttttcttGGTTACAGTTTAGATAGAGAAAAGCCTTTCACCTTCCAGTTGGGCGTAGGACAAGTCATCAAGGGATGGGATCAGGGACTGACAGATATGTGCGTCGGTGAGAAGAGGAAGCTCACAATTCCACCAGCGATGGCCTACGGAGACCGAGGCGCCGGCAATGTCATACCCGGTGGTAAGTCTGACTCCTATTATGCAACTTCAAGCTGTTTACGGCAGCCGTCAATGAtccatcatcgatatttccccattcgaagccgtgctaaagaatcgattattgaggtgttcgtcgcgaacgccctatttatcgatcctattccgtaggtttaaataacagagcaatcgataaatcgcaaaacttgcgccacgccattggtttaATGGCCTTTCTAGTAGCAATGActcttaaaaagaaaattctaccaaaagttgtcaaaaaaaatgtgaaaaacttgtaaattttaagagttcgtaattttaagttaaaaaaaactcttaaaacacttgttttaggaaacccttttgaggaattcttttaaataaaaaatagtgttattttaattaaaataaaacgtaaaatttacctACGTGAAAATCAACAAGctatatcctcaatttttatgggctgcaACTTTTCCTCTTATATTTTTCTGTTCACCACTTTTTTCCCCTCGTTTTTGCCTGCAagaagtttataaaaaaaatacgtaaattttacttaaaatttacgtaagaaaatttacttaaaatttgtgCTCAACTTTATGTAAAAAAGCCCCAAAAAGGGTTTCCGatacgaatatttcaagagtttttacgtaattttcaagtggttttgaagtaaattttaagttctCTTAAAATTGCCACTACCACTAGGGCATCTGCAAATGACGTCAGGATGGTCAAGGAGTGCCAGACAAGTACCTGGCAAGTGGAGAGGGACAGGGGTGCAGAGAGTTCTTCGGCCTACGCACTTTCGAGTAGCTTGGGATCCAGTCTGTGCACTATGACATTGCGCGCTCgcattaattttctcaaaattcaacaattatacagatattttttcaaaaattcaatgctttcgtactaattttgtgaaaatgagTTCATTTGCACTAAATATGGAGGTCAAAATAGTTGCACCACGGGTTCCGCcgcatccaacttttctactctgcgttaaagtctccgagtcaaCCTAGGAGGAGTTctcgttctccttcatttcttgAAAGTGCAATTTTGCCCTCTTGGGAGTCAAATAGTTGGGGGCGTAGCCCCGATACAATCAAGGAGGCTCAAGAAGAAatataaacttgatttttttttaaacgttttacCTACGATTCAATGCGATGAGCTTCAAGCCGGCTTCTTTTTATGTCATTGATTCGTGTTTTACGAACCCAGTCTGCTGTTGCTCCAATTCGATTACTCTAAATTAATCAGTAGCATAAAGCTATTTTCCTACAGGCTTTGGCTCCTGCCTCGCCGGGTTCTTGACTGGCCGCAGTAGGTTGATGTACGTATATATTTCTAACTGGacttctttttaactttttcgcgaaagacagtatgttggacttctttttttttttttgacaacgtgcttcaaaaattcagcataaagctgaaaatttcaatacagagggaaaaatctcatatgagcacagtttttcctcaaagagatatgctgtttggcgCAACGCTAGTCAcatccattcaggaaggcaactgcagacgcatAGTGTTGCGCACCAagcagcatatcgacggtgtaagtcggcaatcacataactcgcttgcggtgtctgaaaatctccgcctctatgttattttttaaaatgagaacaaattgacatcattccttgaagtttttgcagaattttcttcgcacagagaagaaaaatcacggcagttttaaagaattgccgttgagtagttttccgtttaaaaaataaagtatgacaggaagtctgcgacgacgtcgcaaaccgagttatcgacggtgaaactaccaaaccacgtatctcggttgcggtgtttaaaaatctacgctcacattttatttttttaaagtagaccaaatcaatatcattccttgaaattttcacagaattttctccgcacgaagaggaaaaatcacagaaatttttaagactggacgttcagtagttattcatttaaaaaataaagtacgacaggaagtctgcgacgtcgcaaaccgagatacgtggtttggtagtttcaccgtcgttatgtgattgccgacttacaccgtcgatatctctttaagggaaaactgtgctcatgTGAGCTTTTCCCCGCTGTATTGAAAtgttcagctttatgctgaatttttaacgcacgttggcaaaaaactcctacatactgtcttacgacccgtgcgtctactgcaatcagtttgtgtctTCCGCGAAAACTAATAGGTATGTAATGATACGAGCTCTAAATTTGTTTCTTGAAGTATCCATGAAACGACTCTGCCGCATTCGTTATGTAGGGCAGCAGCCCATACTTTACATGGACAACGTCTTAATACATTTAAACAATCAAATCATTTTTCGGAACATTGACAATGATATGATAAAAATCTTTATACTTCATCATTTTTACTTCATCGGTGCAATGGCTGACCTGGAATTAAGTTGAGTTAACGTGTGACGTGTAAGGcattgtctccacgggacgttttcatgggatttgtcccaagtttgaACCACAAGAATCGAACttgtgggatttttcccagttaccgcacagtggaccgagtcaattagagaggttggacatgagcttttagactaaaattgcaaattttgaagtttatttcgtcacattttaaattttaaggggtgcctccagaggaaaattttacgagaaagcCAACGGAATCACCTTTAGAATCCCAAAGTTTTGCATAATTGGAGTTACAAGCGTGTAATGTTTCCAAAGTTTgaccgatctctcctattgactcgattcactgtgtgcCGTCTCCACGAGACGGGGCTCTTCCGTGCCTGCGGcaagtttgcgcgggaagataaactAGTAAAAATCTAGTATCTAACCGGGATCAAGATGATAATTGACCACAATTACgattaaacaaattattttaaccAACCAAACACGAACAATCgagtaaacaagaaaaaaatatcgcaCGGTTTGCTTccactttttctccctctctcaGCTGGTCTTAcatatcgtcgcttggctgacataagggcgtaactacacattgagatgagcccggaaaagcattaaaatgtatggaggacagggttcactgcagagtgtagttacgcccttgtgtcaggtaggcgacgatatCTCTGAAAGGGGTctaaggaccatacttggtattgagaaaaatattgactactcaatattttttccagcTTCGCAAGTGTGATTTGTCCTCGGAACAAATTCCGTGAAAACGTCCCGTGAAGACAAGGCCTATGAGAGAAACATGCGCAATGTGCATGCGCAGTTAGTATCGCATGCTACGAACACTAAGCAAATTTCATTATAACTTCTGGATGCAACTTTTCGCGCTCGAcagatgtgcgtgttgcatattcacgGAAGTGAAGGAGTTTTAATTCTCCAGGTACTCGCCTCTCACCACTTCATCCGCGGGGCGGCAGCAGCACTCAGCAGGTTGTCCTGCACCTCCTGCGAGAATCCAAAATGACAAGCGTCACAATCCTTATTTTAGTCTACTAAGACACAGGGCGGGAGtaacctacttgccgcccccttctcattcgttttgaaacatcaataaaaaccatcaagtgaacgggccggaggggtgcataagacgcgtttactcgtgttggacacattttttgcgcaagccctgtcaacactactagcaaaagttcacggaactttgcgcgaaaattaattTCCGTAAACAtatttctgtgtggacaaggttttccatttgtaagaaatgaacgaaaaaatcatgcaagaacaaaaataaatgtggttcaataattgtaacttccgccgccgcaccgcgctgaacgcactatgtttgacgcaatgcgtgaagtattaatgcagtcttgcaggtgctaatatgtgttacatgccgaccgccgcgctgagagctactccttttcatctcaagtcatcatcatcattgatctctgcgccgcgtcgctccatgccaaattgcgtgtttggtttctctcttaactcgactgattaaaggtgctgtctcttgtgtcaccgaaagacgcttttctcattggtaattttttttctgaatccgatttttttatacctatatttaaaaaaatggcaaaatttctctttctcttctcttcattttttcgtctttattGTTTCAGGAGCAACTCTTACTTTTGAGGTAGAATTAATAAACATTGGTGATCAGGCACCTACGACAAATGTATTCAAAGAAATTGATATGGACGCAGACAAACAGCTTTCAAGGGATGAAGTGAGCGAGTACCTGAAAAAGCAAATGGTGGCTGCTGAAGGTGCCGAAGGTGGTGAAGACGTAAAACAGATGTTGGAGGAGCATGATAAATTAGTCGAAGAAATTTTCCAACACGAAGACAAGGATAAAAACGGATACATAAGTCATGATG is part of the Bemisia tabaci chromosome 1, PGI_BMITA_v3 genome and encodes:
- the Fkbp14 gene encoding FK506-binding protein 2 produces the protein MFPTLVCYLFALAVLLTVVAAESKISETPDGLKIEHLFTPEVCTQKSKSGDMLTMHYTGTLQDGTKFDSSLDREKPFTFQLGVGQVIKGWDQGLTDMCVGEKRKLTIPPAMAYGDRGAGNVIPGGATLTFEVELINIGDQAPTTNVFKEIDMDADKQLSRDEVSEYLKKQMVAAEGAEGGEDVKQMLEEHDKLVEEIFQHEDKDKNGYISHDEFSGPKHDEL